A single region of the Vicia villosa cultivar HV-30 ecotype Madison, WI linkage group LG4, Vvil1.0, whole genome shotgun sequence genome encodes:
- the LOC131599090 gene encoding probable flavin-containing monooxygenase 1 yields the protein MEKKVAIIGAGLSGLIACKYVLETGFQPVVFEADEGLGGQWRHTIESTKIQNPKQDFQFVDFPWDSSVKEDNPNNQQVQAYFHAYAQRFGIVPCIRFNSKVIDIDYVGESEEDIKSWELWNGDGTPFGSKGTWHITVQDTKTFSTEVHKAEFVILCIGKYSGLPNMPEFPHGKGPEVFKGKAMHSMDYAALDNKVAAELVKNKRVTVVGSGKSALDVATEIADKNGINYPCTMIQRTVHWFLMDFNIWGFSLAYLYFNRFGELLVHKPGENLLFSLVATLLSPFRWGFGKLIEIYLKSKLPLKKFGLLPKHSFHYDMYKCTFGVLPDLYFDKLKEGSILIKKSQTVTFCNEGLIIDGEAKPIESDIVIFATGFKGDQKLKSIFKSPTFQSYIKTPTNVTVPLYRQILHPRIPQLAIMGYAEALSNIYSNEMRCQWLARFLDGNIKLPSVKEMEKDVKVWEETIKQYDRKWNSCIVTCGIWYNDQLCKDMKCNHLRKKSAFKELFEPYGPADYNGLVEK from the exons atggaaaaaaagGTTGCAATTATTGGTGCTGGACTCAGTGGCCTAATAGCCTGCAAATATGTGCTAGAGACAGGTTTTCAACCAGTTGTGTTTGAAGCTGATGAAGGCCTTGGTGGTCAATGGAGACACACTATTGAGTCCAcaaaaatccaaaaccctaaacaAGACTTTCAGTTTGTTGATTTTCCTTGGGATTCATCTGTGAAAGAAGATAATCCGAATAATCAACAAGTGCAAGCTTATTTTCATGCTTATGCTCAACGTTTTGGAATTGTTCCTTGTATAAGGTTCAATTCTAAAGTCATTGATATTGATTATGTTGGTGAGTCTGAAGAAGATATTAAGTCATGGGAGTTGTGGAATGGTGATGGAACTCCTTTTGGCTCTAAAGGAACATGGCATATTACTGTGCAAGATACTAAGACTTTCTCAACAGAg GTGCATAAAGCTGAGTTTGTTATTCTTTGCATTGGGAAATATAGTGGTTTGCCAAATATGCCTGAGTTTCCTCATGGAAAAGGCCCAGAAGTTTTTAAGGGTAAAGCTATGCATTCTATGGATTATGCTGCCTTGGACAATAAGGTTGCTGCTGAATTGGTCAAAAACAAGAGAGTTACAGTTGTAGGCTCAGGAAAATCTGCTCTTGATGTAGCTACTGAAATTGCAGATAAAAATG GAATCAATTATCCTTGTACAATGATTCAGAGAACTGTACATTGGTTTCTCATGGATTTCAACATTTGGGGCTTTAGTCTCGCATACCTCTATTTCAACCGTTTCGGCGAGCTTTTAGTTCACAAACCTGGAGAAAACCTTCTTTTCAGCCTCGTGGCCACTCTACTCTCACCATTT AGATGGGGATTCGGCAAACtaattgaaatatatttaaaatcaaaGCTACCACTGAAGAAATTCGGACTTTTACCAAAACACAGCTTTCATTACGACATGTACAAATGTACATTCGGAGTACTTCCCGATTTGTATTTTGACAAACTGAAAGAAGGATCCATCCTGATAAAGAAATCACAAACTGTCACCTTCTGCAACGAAGGTTTGATCATCGACGGAGAAGCCAAACCTATCGAATCAGACATAGTTATTTTCGCAACAGGTTTCAAAGGTGACCAAAAACTCAAAAGCATATTCAAATCCCCAACATTCCAAAGCTACATTAAGACACCAACAAATGTAACAGTTCCTCTCTATAGACAGATACTTCATCCTCGGATCCCGCAATTGGCGATCATGGGATACGCTGAGGCGTTATCGAACATCTATTCGAATGAAATGCGATGTCAATGGCTAGCTCGATTTTTGGATGGGAATATTAAGTTGCCTAGTGTTAAGGAGATGGAAAAGGACGTGAAAGTGTGGGAAGAGACTATAAAGCAATATGATAGGAAATGGAATTCATGCATTGTGACTTGTGGGATATGGTATAATGATCAATTGTGTAAGGATATGAAGTGTAATCACTTGAGGAAGAAAAGTGCTTTTAAGGAGCTCTTTGAACCATATGGACCAGCTGATTATAATGGTCTTGTTGAAAAGTGA